The Trichocoleus sp. sequence CGTGCCTGGGTTGACCGATTGTTGCACAACCGTTGCTTGGTCACTGCCCAAAATCTGAATGTCAGCATCGCCTGTCAGTCCGGATAAGGTGAATAGATAATCATCTGCATTCGCAATGTTGAAGCTGTAAAGCGCTTGGCTATTAGCGTCATTCACCGCACCAGATGTACCTAAAATTGGCAGCGTAACAGGAATGGGAGTTGGTGTTCCAGGTGTTCCAGGTGTTCCAGGTGTTCCAGGTGTTCCAGGTGTTCCAGGTGTTCCGGGTGTTCCGGGTGTTCCGGGTGTGACTGGGTCAACGGGGGTATCAGGAGGAGTTACGAAGATGGGGCTGGTAGACAAACCAAGCTGATAGCGGCTGGTTCCTTTTCGTTGGATAACGCGAACGAAGTACTCACCAGCATCCAAATCAAGGTTGATTGCCTCACTCTGGTTGCCGCCCACCTTCGATGCACCGACCAATTGGAAGTTGGCACGATCGCTGCCCTTCAGCTTCCGAAATGGAGTCTTACCGATTCTCTGAATGACATTCGCTGCGGGCTGAAGGAACTGATAGAGTTCAACATCAGCATTTGTCTTTTTGGTAATGTTGGAAAGACTGAGATTAAAACTGCTGCGATCGGAAAGACTGAAACGATAAAGATCATCTAGATCTGACCCCTTCTTCAAATTTCCTGAAGTGATGCTAGATGAATTGATCAGTCTTGCTCCTTTAAGCTGGCCGTCTCGATCGATTCTCGCTCGCTGCATACTTCTCTTACCCCATGCCATCTAATTCATTGCTTAGTATTCCCTGTATGGCTTATAAAGTTGCCACCTCGCTATAAGTTCATCAAAAATTGTTACAGCGAACTGTCAACTGTGATTTTGCAGAAAGTTGCACAGAAGATACTGAATAAGTGAATTACGAGCAGCTATAAAAAGTATTTTTAATGGCAACCGATCGATGACTGATATCACAATTAGAGAATTGATTGGGATACAACCGATCGAGTGAGATCTTGATCACAATTAGACTTTCTTTCTGTCTCCCATCCCCTGATTCCTACGAATGAGAAGACCAACCAGGCTGCGATGACTGCCGGACTGCTCGACGCTTTACCTTATAGATTGGATTGGTGACTCGCTCCAGCCAAAGCAGCAAACCATTCAGACCAAATGCTAAAAGCGAGACCATAATTGCGCCTGCCCAAATTTTGTCGTAGCGCCCTGCTTGAGCAATGCCATCAAAAAGCAGTGTCCCTAGACCGCCTGCCCCAAACTTTGCGCCAATTGTGGCAATGGCGATCGTCACAATTGTGGCAATCCTTACCCCTCCTAGAAAAATAGGCAGTACCAGGGGTACTTGTACTTGCCACCACCGTTGCCAGAGGTTCATCCCCATGCCTCGTGCTG is a genomic window containing:
- a CDS encoding ABC transporter permease; its protein translation is MMSYIFKNPFVVWNLLLEHLSMTCLTLVIAILIALPLALLIRYFRWLTVPVLGGLGILYTVPSLALIILLVPVFGLSARSVIAAMVIYSQVILVRSLSVGLQAISFEVTEAARGMGMNLWQRWWQVQVPLVLPIFLGGVRIATIVTIAIATIGAKFGAGGLGTLLFDGIAQAGRYDKIWAGAIMVSLLAFGLNGLLLWLERVTNPIYKVKRRAVRQSSQPGWSSHS